A genome region from Candidatus Zixiibacteriota bacterium includes the following:
- the acpP gene encoding acyl carrier protein — protein MPSVEERVKKIIVEQLGVNAEQVTNQAAFVDDLGADSLDTVELVMALEEEFGLEIPDEEAQKIATVQAAIDYIKDRAKPE, from the coding sequence ATGCCATCGGTAGAGGAACGGGTCAAGAAAATCATCGTGGAACAGTTGGGTGTCAACGCCGAGCAGGTGACGAATCAGGCCGCCTTTGTCGACGATCTGGGCGCCGATTCACTCGACACCGTGGAGTTGGTCATGGCCCTGGAGGAGGAGTTCGGACTGGAGATCCCCGACGAGGAAGCGCAGAAGATCGCCACCGTTCAGGCCGCCATTGACTACATCAAGGACAGGGCCAAGCCCGAATGA